The following coding sequences lie in one Haematobia irritans isolate KBUSLIRL chromosome 3, ASM5000362v1, whole genome shotgun sequence genomic window:
- the LOC142229708 gene encoding uncharacterized protein LOC142229708 encodes MHFRIRIKNFIIILIITIGYIHLAQAQADDFKLNLAPIKTDEVQLEPLKENQYSLRISVPGSRREEIISLEPSDLKTADPVVVTRGEYDINYEKEDLNLVVTYVADHNGYRASYRIVKGIQPEISFGPRLNANDLKSLAG; translated from the exons ATGCATTTTAGAATACGAATAAAG aattttattattatactaaTAATAACCATAGGCTACATTCATCTTGCACAGGCCCAAGCAGatgatttcaaattaaatttggcacccatAAAAACGGATGAAGTGCAATTGGAGCCATTAAAAGAAAATCAATATTCTTTGAG aATATCTGTACCAGGAAGCCGTCGAGAAGAGATCATTAGCTTAGAACCATCCGATTTGAAAACTGCGGATCCTGTTGTTGTTACCCGTGGTGAATATGATATAAATTACGAAAAGGAAGATCTTAATTTGGTGGTTACATATGTGGCCGATCACAATGGATATCGGGCCTCTTATCGCATAGTGAAAGGTATTCAACCGGAAATTTCTTTTGGTCCACGTTTAAATGCAAATGACTTAAAAAGTTTGGCGGGATAG